The DNA window ACCTCAGTTTATAAAAATTCTGCATGGCCGTCCTGTGTTTATGACATCAATGGAAGGGGAAATTCTGGCATTTAGTCGTAGCTTGCTGTTGTGATCATTGCTAAAAACTTCACTACTGCATGTCTGAATATGATTCTGCAATTAGGTCCGGGAAAGAATATTCTTCGGAAAACATGAATGTTGACATAGGAGATTCGATGTTATAGTTATATGTATCACACGTTCTAAAATCCAATGCACCACTGTCAGTGTCACTTCCGTTCCAATCTCTGAAGAGGTCGAGATGATCAAGATCAAAAGGATTTGCTAATGGATCAATATTATCATCCTCCAATACAGATATCTGTTCGCTTACTACACCATTATTGGAAGTAGAAACAGACGGTGACGCATTTGAGTCATTGTTTGGCAGGCTCATTGCCGAATCACTAGCCTCGAATTTGTTCTGATCCGTCgaattggacaaaattgacTTCAACATGTTAAGGCTGTGAAAACGAGACGACAGTGAAGCCATTTTGTTGAGTAGCCTAGCTGACGAAGAAACAGGCCTTGGCGTGACAGGCGACGACGAACTGTCTTTACCATCAGCAGTTACACCGCCTCCATCTGACAATGATGGTGTGAGCTCAGCAGCTGGTTTGTTGAGCAGCTGAGGAGAGGCAGGGTTTGATGAGGTAGCAGGCAAATGGCTAGGGTCAGATGAGGATGGGGCAGCAGGAACTGGGTCATGATTAGGTAATTCTGTTACTCTTTTCTTGAGATATGTGTTCCAATAATTCTTAATTTCGTTGTCTGTTCTCTTTGGGAGATGTCTGGCTATGGCTGACCACCTGGCAATAATAATACAACATACATGATTGAGAGCTAATAATTAGGAACAAGATCATTATAGGCTTTGGCATTTTACGGTCCATCATAAAAAAAGAGACCAAAGCACCCAAAAGCAAAAGCTCTACTTTTGGCAATAAATGTATTTTCATTTTTGCAAGTTGAATTATTATACTAATAAggcttttattatttttagtaaatttggGGGTCAAGgtgttatttttctttcaatcatgaataaatttttaagtgGAGAATGGTGTATCATTCCGATTCTTACTTTTTGCATAGTACGACATATGTCGCAACCTTCAATTATTGGTTTAATAATTCACTAGATACGAATTATTTCATTTATCGACACCAGATGATTATTCTATATTCTTAAAATCATACTCGTCGTCTCATAATAAAAGAAGAtaagattattattttagacgttttaaattatattaacaaatttgctatattaatttgaataattaatttaaaatactaaatttattcttcAATAGTTTCAACCATTTCTAATTCTTGtgcaaattaaattttactttttttttgtggGATGAAAGTGGTACTATTTTTGTTATCTTGGATATCTTAAAGAGATATTtctcatttaatttttattatctactaacttactttttttattatactatttaacttttaaattacaaattaatgtagaaatttaatttgattaatttatacaaataattttgcagttaacgtttgtaaataataTTCAAAGCAAACGAATATTCAAATATGCTactactattttatttataaaaatttacgaaagaaaacaacaCAATAAATAAGATACGACGGAATAATATTTAAGAAAGACTAATTCAATCTTTGATTACTTCTTTATTGTGgagttgtttattttttatttaattagctaagaTTTAGTGAGGAAAAATGAcagtaaagaaaaataaagtgatAGTATGTGAATTTTAGAtgtataaattttattgaaatctACTTAATACATtacataattagtaaattaccTGTTGCCCAGAGAAGCATGAAGCCGAATGATGGCTTGCTCCTCATCTACACTGAACCCTCCTCTTTTAATGTCAGGCTTAAGGTAATTAGCCCACCTTAATCTGCAGCTTTTTCCACATCTTTGGAGACCTGTTTATCATCATTATCATAATTACTACATCATTTTACAATCTTGAAAGTACTAATCTGTATCTGACATTGTCCTTTCTATAAATTCTTGACTTAATATAATATGCAATAGTCATCAAGAACGATAGACATTCTTGAATTCAAGAATGCTTAATGCtttaaaaatcacgaatttaAGAGtgttttgcaattataacacaaactttcaattttaatattgtcGAACgtcaactttcaaatttttacaattCGAAACATAATTTTCAGTTAAAAACATGATGACCTGGACGTcagaataatatttattttggtttCCACGTCAGTATCTTTGTGATGAAAAATTGTTCAGTGTTTTGAATTGCAAACAAAATGATATTGCatgtattaaattgccaaaatcaaAAATTCATGTTGAATAACACGATAAAATTTctgatttttaaagcaattaagtcATTCGAGAAAGACGAACATTCTTGAGCTCAAGAAAGAAAACTGACCAGCTTTCTGAGGCAAGGTACGCCAGCCGCCTTCGCCGTGTTCTTGAATATAAGCAATGAGTTTATTATCCTCATCGGTAGTCCATGCGCCTTTCTTGATTCCGGCTTCATTGCAGCATGGAGCTCTTCCCATTGTTGTATGCAAATTATTACAAGGTTCGGTTTGTTTCAGTTATTAAGGTGAAGGGAGCACATAGTGATATATATTTTCCGTCAGCAATGCAATCGATTGATACTCATAATTTGCTTTCTATCTTGCTGTGCCAGTGGGGTTTCTATATAATGGCATGTGGGCTTAGCTCACTTCTATTTATTTAGTGCATCTTTTTACTTTCTCAATAAATTTGTTGGTATTCGACATTGTTAATATGTTATGTAAATGACCGTCCATTGGTTCATTGATGATGATGGCTATTTTGGTATTAAACATTATTAgaatattagtattttatttgtggaaatttcttttgaaatactcattgatcaaatattaaatgaaattacaaatgttagaaTGTATTTTTGCTGATTTGACATAGAACAAAATGCTTGAATAAGAATAGATGAAGCATTATTCGCAGATTATCTactaaatttgtttaaaaaaattaaatctgtattgttaacatataatcataaaataaaactcTCCTTAGTCTCTATGGAGAAAGACACAATGAAAATATTcacaaaaaagattaaaaaatgactattataaaaaaaagggttaatgtcgtaaaaatttacaaactttacacgttttctcattttaatcacgcagtttaaatctTCTCATtctcatgcacgaactatcactttttttcaaatttatgcacggtgctgaggtgtcacggctccattggtgtaattcgctgtggtggaggtcattttacaccaataaatgaatgtcagctcagcaccgtgcatgaatttgaaaaaaagtggtagttcatgcataaaaatgagaaaatttgaactgcgtgattaaaatgagaaaatgtataaagttcgtaattttttttatattaaccctaaaaaaataactaactaaATATCTTTCTCTTTTTTATTGAACCGACTTGACATagaatgagatatttaaattatagaaGCATTTATTAGTAGACCATCcagtaaatttaaaaataaaactagatAACAATTGCTTATCtagaattataaaataaaactctTCTTAATTgataatgaaataaatttaaaaaaaaataaaataaaattaattttgatgatgagagataaaaaaaaactatcatgaaaaaacaacatttctagctaaatattttcatttttggtgTTGGGCCGTCttaatataatattcaatactAAAATCTGTATTTAAAAGGgaaactataaaataaattgtCATAGCTATAATGGATTtacttaatatataaattaacgaGTTATATTATGCGCCATGCCATGTACATAAAACGTAATGTGAAACTAGTTATAACTAAAAGTATTAATAATAACCAATGAGTTAtatttcaaatgatataagtgTCAAATCCCAAGGtgtagatgagttggtaaggcgttCTTCTAACTTAAATGATCACGgattcgaaccgtactcatatatgcagccgtttaaaatttggggtcaGAGTTTGCCTCTCGCAAGGGACCTACACAGTTCGAGTACTGATTAGTCTAAATATGAAGGTTTAAAGGTGTCGTCTCATAGTTGAAATCCATTCAAAAAATCTCATGAATCCTAGACCAAAAAGAATGATATAAGTGTCAGGACAACATTTTATTAGACTATGAGTCCAATTTATTCCATATGTCTCatctttttcaattatttaaaaaagacaataatagtaaaaaattttgaaaaacataGACTAAAATTAATATCGGCAACCACcaatcataaataaaattaaactttttatttttaacagtatccaacaaaataaaaattaaaaaaagtactaTGCGgctagtaattttttttaatgatcgAAATGTATGGTTTTTAGAAGGAAGATTTTTGTCAAACAAGAAGAAGGAAGATTAATTTATTCGAACTTTAGAAACAAAATATGATTAAACATGTTCTAATGGTAGTCAATTTGCGGGTGACTATCTATGACCATAGTCCATATATTACTAATAATTGATTAAAACTAAATATTGATTGTTATCTTAAAACACTACACCAGAAATATAAAGGCTTAATATATagtctaacgttttaaataccATTTTATTTTCTGTGTCATATAAAGTGTTATTTTTCTATtgaaccttttaatttttaattttattctatttaatcttcAAACTGTTCGTGAATGAGACGCACGTTAAcatgaataaaaaaatgtttagattttattCTACTTAACCTTTAAAGTCTAGATTATACTATTTGACCATTAACAACTCTTAACTGATTTTTTCATTGTATATTTAAACTACTATTTTTTACCTATCTAACCTCTCGCACAttgtattgaatttaaaaaaggtatatattattttaaaatccacTTAAGGtctaattgctttaaaaataatgaattttaGCGTGTCTTAcaaatttaacacgaacttgaacgatttaaaattgatttgaaaggtttgaaattgcaaaaaatcaaaagttggTATcttaaaattccaaaaattaaaagttcatgttaaatttacaaaacacactaatatttatgaattgtaaacaattaaaccttcatttaatatcatcaaaatatatcaaatttatgtattttataaatatcgttaaaaagggaaacaaactccttttatcattattgaaatgtaaaataatatctacatgtacaagaagtaatagcatgtaattatttgattagcattaaatatttttcatttttttctacaatttttttctaatttatatcgtcgtcaataatttataaaaataatattaaaatttgaaataaatacatttttataaaattctaagtcatcatatataaattaattttgcaaGCTTCTAAGCATTTATGCTAGACATAATatggttgaaaattaaataattgtatttgcaAAGAGATTAAATGAGTAAATTTGAATGTGTAATTGGGAAAAAATAGTTCAGggattaaataaaactaaatagCATAGTTTAAGAGTTAATTTATGCACTTTAATTATCTttcacgcgcttcaaagcgTTTGAATACACACGCTTTTGTCCAACGTGACAAAGCGCGTGTATTCAAACGTTTTGAAGCTGCTCCTCCTTccgtaattaaaaaaataaaaaaattaattaatttaaatttaattgatttttttgttttagaatttatttgaatttttttttaagtttaagaacttgtttaaatttgtccaaataaaaaaaagtatgaaatGATCCTTAAATGTAGTtgttttacatattttaatccttataatttttttaatgcagagtgcaattgaaaatcaaaaaaatccgaaataaggtaaaattgaaaaaatgaatATGTTGGAGTGTAATTGAAAAGTAAACCAATTGTTTTTTCAGtctattaactttttttttgaaatcatcaaatttcattgaaaaaaaaaactttaatataGATATGATCCATTAAAATTGCATGTATAAATAAAGCTGATTATTTTGAGCCAGTGAAATACTTTTAACTAgcttgttttatgttttaagataaacaaattataatCTTAAACTTATTTACTGAAATCTCTTTATTAcatcataaatttaattaaataatcattaaacatttgtacattttattaaaattaagataattttGTAAATCTATTTATTGCTTCTGAGTGAATATTTGAGCGGCTAAAATACGTATATAGTTTTTCAATCTATATAAATGCATCAAACATGAAACAtgacttctttttttaattcttgatataataaataaaaaacaacatcataaaatattttagtatgaaaatcaaatcaatcatCCACAGGTAATCTTAGAATTCATCATGTTTATGTATGATTAAAaacatatagttgatatattaaattattaaaatgctGAGAATTTCTATGTTGGAATGtgacatttataattttaaattgtaaagtaaaaaaaaaaaaattttgtgCATGCGGAAATAAAATGTGTAGAACATGTGATTGTGGTAACTTAATTTAATCGACAATTCTAGCGGAAGTAAGTGGTAGGAAGTTTGGGGTGATAAACTTTAAATTGATTGAcagtttaaatttaatatcaaattattcTAAAGTCTCTCACATGtgagaatttatattttgatcacttttatttgaaaattaaataatttggtcattcacttttattttcatcCACGATCTAGTTCTTCCATCCATTTTTAATGTTAGTAAACTTAGTCAAaagactaaattaaaaaaaaaaaacgatttgcTCCCCATTTTTACTTTTGTCTACAATTTCgtcttttaaatttgaaattaatttatcccTAAATCCTTTAATTTGGTTgattaacataaaaaataaatggagAAACTAAATTGTTGACAGAATTAAAAGTAAGGAACCAAATCGTATGATTTTCAAACAACAGGGCCCAAAGTATCGATTATGACAGATGTGAggagttttaaaataatttgacctaaatttaacttaaaattagaaataatttaatttatactactAATATTGTTGTAAAGTACCCCATGATATGTTTGTCGAATTTTTATATCTAACTTCcgttttagatttttaattcaattctgCGACAATGGTGGTAAATTGTCGCTAAACGGTTTGTCTAATGAAAAAAAACcgtttttgtattatttttttggcGGATCTGTCCGTCAGAAATCTGTCAGAAAAAACCTAGAAATCACAAACAGTTTCCTTgtttctctcttcctctcattTCTCTAAAATCACAGTCTTCTTTAAAATCATCGTCGTCCTTGCTGAAATCACCGTCGGTTCTTGCATCCTCTGTCTTCCGTTAATCCTACCGCCCTCCGTCATTCAAATAATTCTCGTCGTCCTCTGGCATTCATTGTTCTCCGTTCGGGTGAGTTTTCTAATTTtagtattgttttaatttttgttagtttatttcatgtatttgattttgttttatttaggGATTCTAGTTTTAGTCTGCCGTCCTCTCCGCTGCCAGTCCGCTGCTGTCCTATCCGCTACTGCCGGTCTGTCGCCGTTCGTTAAAGTgagttttaatatttattaattttagctaAAAATAATTAGTGGTTTTTAGCTAAAACAATTagttaattttagttaaaaataattagtatattatAGTTAAAATAGTTAAGTaagtttagttaaaataaattagtatatttttgttgaaatagttaattaaatatagttaattttagttaaaataataagtatattttagttaaaaaattaatttaatttagttattttagttaaaaatatacACAGTGTTAGTTGCTTTTTGTtacttttagttatatttagtttaataaaaattctttgttaattttaaattttggtgaattttgataaaatttatttgttaattttagtctaaacatatttgttaattttgataaatgttgttaatcttagttaaaaataattactatatcttagttaaaatatttaattaattttagttaaagTTCTTTAATTAGTATAAATTGGAGTGTTGGTAGTTAGTTTTGTGTTTTAACTGGTTGCAAGATTCCCTAAAAGATGGGTGATATTCATAATGTAGTGAAATACTACCAGATTTTtgttagaattttatttaaataatatttaaaaaataacgttaaaattattaatttttctataatttaaaacTGATTAACAACTCCTATTTTTCTTATTATACGTAGGTTTCTCTCCCCTGCTAGATCTATGCTGATTACCGTTGCTAGATCTCTCCGTTTTGTTGCCCTCTTTGTTGTTGGTCTTCTCTTCAACAAGTAAGTTATATTATTTACtggtttttattttagttttaatagaattaataaaattttaaaatatatataaataaagattttattcaAACCGATAAAATCTTAATTAGCCGTAGAAAACTCATCTTATATCGTCAATAGATTGAACCACACAAGATTGTACATGTGTACAATTGCAAAACTGATGTCTATGCAATTCGATCGCGGAAAACATGTATACATAAATATGGTAGAAGAATATTTGATAACTTTCTGTCGTATGTTCTCTAGTGCTTATTTAATATaggccaaataattaaaaaaggtcaaacttttcataaaagtttcacaaaagtcgaaacctttcaattttatccaatttgtccggAAACGAATGATTTTAgttcaattatatccaattcaCAATTTTGCTTATGTAGCGCTGATATATGGCATaatgccacatcagcgccacataggcgccacatgagcataattacatagttggacattattgaaacgaaatcatgcatttcaggataaattggataaaattataaggtttggacttttgtgaaactttcataaaaggtttggccttttttggtTAGTTTGCCTTTAATATATGTTGCCTAATGCTATTTCCTTTTGAAAGAATTAGTGTTATTCAATATATATTATGTAATGTACTTGGAGAACTTACATTGAAAGACAGctaaatatttttctccgtATTTTTGCGTATATCGTGATCGAGTGGTAGGCGTCAGTTTTGCGAATGGCAAAGGGCCCTACATTTTTAGCAGTCAATTTCATTGACTTGTCGATCAGCAAGCATTTAAACCACGTAAAAGTATGTTTTATAGAAACGAGTGCAAATTGCAATTAGATGTATACGAGACTTGGGAATGACATGTtactgataggagtagaatactcCTAGTATTTGGATAGTTTTTGCATCGCTTTATTGTGTTTCAACATGTGTTTTTGGTGTTTCGATACCTTATTACGTGTATTGATGTTTCAGGTGATTCAGAGCGTTTGCGGAACTATTTGGGCTAAAAAGAGTGTAGAATCGAAGAAATATCAAATTCGAAAGCAAAAACGAAGAGTTAAAGAGAAATCAAGTTTTCATAGCATGTCTTGGAAGAGAAGTTCGTGAAAAAAAAGACATGTGTAATTTTAcacatgtctcgatcgagaagcataagccaaaggagcttctcgatcaagacatgAAGAAGAATTAGCATTTCCTGGGGAACGAGTTCGATCTCCCATTGATCTTTGGAAGCTAGCATATGGGGGCTAAGTTCGACACCACATGGTAAAAATCGACAGTAATCCTGGCACAAGCTGCGCTATACATCGTTAGTATCATCTGTCTATTCTCGATGTATGCGTCCCAATCCAAGGAAAGGGGAAGTGAGCTCAACCAGTGCTAGAAGGAATCCTTCCCCTCATCGAACGAGGAGAAGGCGGGTCACTTATCTATCTTACAAATAGAAGGTCGGGTTCTTGGGTTTACCATTCTGTATAAATACGCTATTCTATTTGTACAGATATGGTAGAGGGGCGCATTCAATCTTTGTTTGTCCATTAGATTAGTTTCCGGTTCTTCTCTTCAGTACGCAGGGTAGAGCAGCTTGGTAGCTCGCAAGGCAGAATTATTGCAGTAGGACAATAGCTAGGAGGATTTGAAAGGCATTATGGCATTAAGATTTCCAAGGTTTAGCCAGGGCGAAAGCCTGACGGAGCAATGCGGCGTGGAGGTAGAAGGCCTACGGGTCGTGAACTTCTTTTCCCGGAGAAGAAGCAATGACGGTATCTGGGGAATAAGCCAAAGGagcttctcgatcaagacatgAAGAAGAATTTTGCACGAAAGGATTTGAGgagagcttctcgatcgagaagctcaacTTAAGTTagcttctcgatcaagacatgAGTAAATTGCTGAGACGAAATCTGTTTTGAAAAAAGAGCTTTATTTGGCCCACTTTCTCTTTTGGTCAACACTCTTGTACTATGGTGTTTTTCTTTCCTTATTTGTCTTGACTATATAAGTCACCTTATCTTTTAGGTCATAAATCATTCACTTTTGTAAGGAATCAATCAAATAGTAGTTATTATTCCTTTTGTTCTCCAAAAATAGAGTAGAGATTTGAATGTTCTTGGtgtttatttccagattttggatTTTGGGTATTAAAACTCCTTTCAATACAAGTATTATTAATGGGTCTTCATTATCTTATTTATGTTTGGTTGCTTTTCATTGCTATTTAAGGTAATCATCTTCACTTTAGTTATGTTAATTAGTTATTGCTTAGTTATTGCTTTAAGTTTaattatgagtagctaaactgctagtctaggggttgttatgattgctTTACATGATTgctagatgattggttagggttgTATGGGTTAGAGTTTGTTGTGGTTATTAATCTTAATGCCTAAATTGATTTGATCATATAATCTTTGATTAG is part of the Mercurialis annua linkage group LG3, ddMerAnnu1.2, whole genome shotgun sequence genome and encodes:
- the LOC126673093 gene encoding transcription factor MYB8-like, whose product is MGRAPCCNEAGIKKGAWTTDEDNKLIAYIQEHGEGGWRTLPQKAGLQRCGKSCRLRWANYLKPDIKRGGFSVDEEQAIIRLHASLGNRWSAIARHLPKRTDNEIKNYWNTYLKKRVTELPNHDPVPAAPSSSDPSHLPATSSNPASPQLLNKPAAELTPSLSDGGGVTADGKDSSSSPVTPRPVSSSARLLNKMASLSSRFHSLNMLKSILSNSTDQNKFEASDSAMSLPNNDSNASPSVSTSNNGVVSEQISVLEDDNIDPLANPFDLDHLDLFRDWNGSDTDSGALDFRTCDTYNYNIESPMSTFMFSEEYSFPDLIAESYSDMQ